In Streptomyces qaidamensis, one DNA window encodes the following:
- a CDS encoding SRPBCC family protein produces MSDTLGSAKSAANGATKNPLTDLAHSEAADRLKAELQEYLAAQATRMLTGVGNKLGETTGKLNDIAEGNSPGFAKLALEGGRKVAEGKGPLRSALEMGGSRLKDKVTGAFKGLGGGKGKKGKGRSGNKPTVIIEHIDVGVPLRTAYDQWTKYQDFSTFAKGVKSASRDDDTHSDWQAKIWWSNRSWKAKTTEQVPDDRIAWTSEGAKGTTKGVVSFHELTDSLTRVLLVIEYYPSGFFEKTGNIWRAQGRRARLDLKNFVRFITIKGEAEDGWRGEIRDGEVVRSHDDAVAEEESEQESEEESEEERPEGEEAEDEYDEEEPEEEGEEEPEGEYEDDSEAEYDEEAEGEEEEPEGEYEDEEAEDEDEEVEAGSRR; encoded by the coding sequence ATGAGTGACACACTCGGCTCGGCGAAGTCCGCCGCCAACGGAGCGACGAAGAACCCGCTCACAGACCTGGCGCACAGCGAGGCCGCCGACCGGCTGAAGGCCGAACTGCAGGAGTACCTCGCCGCTCAGGCCACGCGCATGCTGACCGGCGTGGGCAACAAGCTCGGCGAGACCACCGGAAAGCTGAACGACATCGCCGAGGGCAACAGCCCCGGCTTCGCCAAGCTCGCCCTCGAAGGCGGCCGCAAGGTAGCCGAGGGCAAGGGACCGTTGCGCTCCGCACTGGAGATGGGCGGCTCGCGCCTCAAGGACAAGGTCACGGGCGCCTTCAAGGGCCTGGGCGGCGGCAAGGGCAAGAAGGGCAAGGGCCGTTCCGGCAACAAGCCCACCGTCATCATCGAGCACATCGACGTCGGCGTGCCGCTGCGCACCGCGTACGACCAGTGGACGAAGTACCAGGATTTCAGCACCTTCGCCAAGGGCGTCAAGAGCGCGAGCCGCGACGACGACACCCACTCCGACTGGCAGGCGAAGATCTGGTGGTCCAATCGCAGCTGGAAGGCCAAGACCACCGAGCAGGTCCCCGACGACCGCATCGCGTGGACCTCCGAGGGCGCCAAGGGCACCACGAAGGGCGTCGTCTCCTTCCACGAACTCACCGACAGCCTGACCCGCGTCCTGCTGGTCATCGAGTACTACCCCTCCGGCTTCTTCGAGAAGACCGGCAACATCTGGCGCGCCCAGGGCCGCCGGGCCCGGCTCGACCTCAAGAACTTCGTCCGCTTCATCACGATCAAGGGCGAGGCGGAGGACGGCTGGCGCGGTGAGATCCGGGACGGCGAGGTCGTCCGAAGTCACGACGACGCGGTTGCCGAGGAGGAGTCCGAGCAGGAGTCCGAGGAGGAGTCCGAGGAGGAGCGCCCCGAGGGCGAGGAGGCCGAGGACGAGTACGACGAGGAGGAGCCGGAAGAGGAGGGCGAGGAGGAGCCCGAAGGCGAGTACGAGGACGACTCCGAAGCCGAGTACGACGAGGAGGCCGAGGGCGAGGAGGAAGAGCCCGAGGGCGAGTACGAGGACGAGGAGGCCGAGGACGAGGATGAGGAAGTCGAGGCAGGGAGCCGGCGATGA
- a CDS encoding gas vesicle protein, protein MTTPSRMPEPYGQGSGANLADILERVLDKGIVIAGDIRINLLDIELLTIKLRLIVASVDKAKEMGIDWWETDPALSSRARRDELTRENAELRERLARLEELEPGRAEKKEAP, encoded by the coding sequence ATGACGACGCCCAGCAGGATGCCCGAGCCCTACGGTCAGGGAAGCGGTGCCAACCTCGCCGACATCCTTGAACGGGTCCTGGACAAGGGCATCGTCATCGCGGGCGACATCCGGATCAACCTGCTCGACATCGAACTCCTCACGATCAAACTGCGTTTGATCGTCGCCTCGGTCGACAAGGCGAAGGAGATGGGCATCGACTGGTGGGAGACCGACCCGGCCCTGAGCTCACGGGCCCGCCGTGACGAACTGACCCGTGAGAACGCCGAGTTGCGCGAGAGGCTGGCCCGGCTGGAGGAACTGGAGCCCGGCCGCGCGGAGAAGAAGGAGGCACCGTGA
- a CDS encoding GvpL/GvpF family gas vesicle protein has translation MTGLRYVYAVCRPFGTPLQSQLTGVAGDPPRALTHHGLVAVVSHVPERDFAEEPLRRHLEDLDWLTETARAHQGVIDALTTVTTPLPLRLGTVFHDDSGVRTMMEAREEDFRRTLERLEGRVEWGVKVYAESEPQESARPAQKAASGRDYLRQRRMQTRSHEEMWQKAEAFSTRLHEELSAFAEDSRMHPPQNPALSKATGRNVLNAAYLVPRAISEEFVELVDRTKGEVPGMRIELTGPWAAYSFAGETT, from the coding sequence GTGACCGGACTGCGGTACGTCTACGCCGTCTGCCGCCCCTTCGGCACCCCGCTCCAGTCCCAGTTGACGGGAGTGGCGGGTGATCCGCCCAGAGCGCTGACTCACCACGGCCTGGTGGCCGTGGTGAGCCACGTGCCGGAGCGGGACTTCGCCGAGGAGCCGCTCCGGCGCCATCTGGAGGACCTGGACTGGCTCACCGAGACCGCCCGCGCCCACCAGGGCGTGATCGACGCGCTCACCACCGTCACGACCCCGCTGCCGCTGCGGCTCGGCACCGTCTTCCACGACGACAGTGGCGTACGGACGATGATGGAGGCGCGCGAGGAGGACTTCCGGCGCACCCTCGAGCGGCTGGAGGGCCGGGTCGAGTGGGGCGTCAAGGTGTACGCCGAGTCCGAACCGCAGGAGAGCGCCCGGCCCGCTCAGAAGGCCGCGTCGGGCCGGGACTACCTGCGGCAGCGGCGCATGCAGACCAGGTCCCACGAGGAGATGTGGCAGAAGGCCGAGGCATTCTCGACCCGACTGCACGAGGAGCTTTCCGCATTCGCGGAGGACTCCCGCATGCATCCCCCGCAGAATCCCGCGCTCTCCAAGGCGACCGGGCGGAACGTGCTGAACGCCGCTTACCTCGTTCCGCGCGCCATTTCCGAGGAATTCGTGGAGCTCGTGGACCGCACGAAGGGTGAGGTGCCGGGAATGCGCATCGAACTCACCGGCCCCTGGGCGGCCTATTCGTTCGCCGGGGAGACCACATGA
- a CDS encoding gas vesicle protein, which yields MTVVERREVALVDLLDRLLAGGVVITGDITLRIADVDLVRIDLNALISSVNAQVPSPFEELL from the coding sequence GTGACCGTAGTGGAACGCCGTGAGGTCGCCCTCGTGGACCTGCTCGACCGGCTGCTCGCCGGCGGCGTCGTGATCACGGGGGACATCACACTGCGCATCGCCGACGTCGACCTCGTCCGTATCGACCTCAACGCGCTCATCAGCTCGGTGAACGCCCAGGTGCCCTCGCCGTTCGAGGAGTTGCTGTGA
- a CDS encoding gas vesicle protein K: MDLEPDTVERDLVKLVLTVVELLRQLMERQALRRFDVGDLSEEQEERIGLTLMLLDERMTELRDRYGLRPEDLNLDLGPLGPLLPRD, translated from the coding sequence ATGGATCTGGAGCCCGACACGGTCGAGCGCGACTTGGTCAAACTCGTGCTCACGGTGGTGGAACTGCTGCGCCAGCTCATGGAGCGCCAGGCGCTGCGCCGGTTCGACGTGGGGGACCTGAGCGAGGAGCAGGAGGAGCGGATCGGGCTCACGCTCATGCTGCTCGACGAGCGGATGACGGAACTGCGCGACCGCTACGGACTGCGGCCCGAGGACCTGAATCTGGACCTCGGGCCGCTCGGACCGCTGCTTCCGCGGGACTGA
- a CDS encoding class I SAM-dependent methyltransferase — translation MPEPRETAVYTHGHHESVLRSHTWRTAANSAAYLLPSLKPHMKILDIGCGPGTITADLAGLVPDGQVTGVDRVPEILEQARATAAGRGLANVDFAVADVHALDYPDDTFCVVHAHQVLQHVGDPVRALREMKRVVRPGGIVAVRDADYEAMTWYPASEGLDAWLDLYRRVARANGGEPDAGRRLKSWALRAGLTDITASSGTWTYAAPQERAWWSGLWADRTLASTYADRAVEGGHTDVAGLRRAAAAWREWGMREDGWFSVLHGEILCRKEV, via the coding sequence ATGCCGGAACCCCGCGAGACCGCCGTCTACACCCACGGGCACCACGAATCCGTGCTGCGCTCGCACACCTGGCGCACCGCCGCCAACTCGGCGGCGTACCTGCTGCCTTCGCTCAAGCCCCACATGAAGATCCTGGACATCGGCTGCGGGCCCGGCACGATCACCGCCGACCTGGCCGGGCTCGTGCCCGACGGGCAGGTCACCGGCGTCGACCGGGTGCCGGAGATCCTGGAGCAGGCACGCGCCACGGCGGCCGGGCGGGGGCTGGCCAACGTCGACTTCGCGGTCGCCGACGTGCACGCCCTGGACTACCCGGACGACACGTTCTGCGTGGTCCACGCGCACCAGGTGCTCCAGCACGTGGGCGACCCGGTGCGGGCACTGCGCGAGATGAAGCGGGTCGTCAGGCCCGGCGGGATCGTCGCCGTACGGGACGCGGACTACGAGGCCATGACCTGGTATCCCGCCTCCGAGGGGCTCGACGCCTGGCTGGACCTCTACCGCCGGGTCGCACGGGCCAACGGCGGTGAGCCGGACGCCGGGCGCCGGCTGAAGTCCTGGGCGCTGCGGGCCGGGCTGACGGACATCACGGCGAGCTCGGGCACCTGGACCTACGCCGCACCGCAGGAGCGGGCCTGGTGGAGCGGCCTGTGGGCCGACCGCACCCTGGCCTCGACGTACGCGGACCGGGCCGTCGAGGGCGGGCACACCGACGTGGCGGGGCTGCGCCGCGCGGCCGCGGCCTGGCGGGAGTGGGGAATGCGGGAGGACGGGTGGTTCAGCGTGCTGCACGGAGAAATTCTCTGTCGCAAGGAAGTCTGA
- a CDS encoding phosphatase PAP2 family protein has product MNVRPGSTARGRPLRRATRAAVFTVPSPPHTPSTRARPAASSSRTDTSPGAHSTTSAPGRASAQGTGPVGGARGAVRDEDEPFAPQQRRGVGLRAGGGVTWPRAGTRPRTANAAPATGVALESQAWGAVVAPVAASVALSRVYTGVHHPSDVLAGAGPGRGAGARAGALGAPDRRPAGVLAALRVLRTGRYPPEAESQGRTRPVWLLFAGNGTCHRVGQASGRRRDLADGQLDVRVVHGGRRPAARLPAAALAGSLAGH; this is encoded by the coding sequence TTGAACGTGCGGCCGGGCAGCACCGCCAGGGGCAGGCCGCTGCGCAGGGCCACGCGGGCGGCGGTGTTCACCGTGCCGTCGCCGCCGCACACGCCCAGCACCCGGGCACGGCCGGCCGCCTCCTCCAGCCGCACGGACACCTCCCCGGGGGCGCACTCGACGACCTCGGCGCCCGGGAGGGCGTCCGCGCAGGGCACGGGCCCGGTCGGCGGTGCCCGAGGCGCTGTTCGCGACGAGGACGAGCCCTTCGCCCCGCAGCAGCGCCGGGGCGTCGGCCTGCGGGCGGGCGGCGGGGTGACCTGGCCGCGCGCTGGCACCAGGCCCCGTACGGCGAACGCGGCGCCCGCCACCGGCGTCGCGCTGGAGTCCCAGGCGTGGGGTGCGGTCGTCGCCCCGGTGGCCGCGTCGGTGGCCCTGTCCCGCGTGTACACCGGCGTCCATCACCCGAGCGATGTCCTGGCGGGCGCGGGCCCTGGGCGCGGAGCCGGTGCGCGAGCGGGAGCGCTGGGCGCACCGGATCGGCGGCCGGCCGGAGTGCTCGCGGCGCTGCGCGTGCTGCGGACCGGTCGGTATCCACCGGAGGCCGAGTCCCAGGGCCGTACGCGCCCCGTGTGGCTGCTGTTCGCCGGGAACGGCACCTGCCACCGCGTGGGGCAGGCCTCCGGGCGCCGGCGGGACCTCGCGGACGGGCAGCTCGACGTGCGGGTCGTGCACGGTGGCCGCCGGCCCGCCGCGCGGCTGCCGGCCGCCGCCCTCGCGGGCTCCCTCGCCGGTCACTGA
- a CDS encoding diacylglycerol kinase family protein, with product MCGGDGTVNTAARVALRSGLPLAVLPGRTFNHFACDLSVEDVRDLARALRQGDAVRVAAGPSAAPAGGGGPSACRGHRRRGRRCPGRPGRGASGSRRGRRPRTRARRGFASRPSRAGRGPPPAGAGLRRPRTGGGPV from the coding sequence GTGTGCGGCGGCGACGGCACGGTGAACACCGCCGCCCGCGTGGCCCTGCGCAGCGGCCTGCCCCTGGCGGTGCTGCCCGGCCGCACGTTCAACCACTTCGCCTGTGACCTGAGCGTGGAGGACGTGCGCGACCTGGCCCGGGCGCTGCGTCAGGGCGACGCCGTGCGCGTGGCGGCGGGACCGAGTGCGGCACCGGCCGGGGGCGGCGGACCGAGCGCCTGCCGAGGGCACCGACGGCGAGGGAGGCGATGCCCGGGGAGGCCAGGCCGCGGGGCGTCCGGCTCACGGCGAGGGCGGCGGCCGCGAACCAGAGCGCGCCGTGGGTTCGCGTCGCGGCCCAGCCGGGCAGGACGGGGTCCGCCCCCGGCCGGTGCCGGCCTGCGGCGGCCTCGAACAGGCGGCGGTCCAGTGTGA
- a CDS encoding MOSC domain-containing protein, with amino-acid sequence MSGHVSAVSSNGEYSFTKPNRDSITLLTGLGVEGDVHAGVTVKHRSRVAQDPTQPNLRQVHLMHEELFAEVGEEGFEVAPGELGENITTRGIDLLALPTGTLLRIGDSAVLEVTGLRNPCLQIDLFQDGLLKQVVGRDEAGTLVRKAGIMSVVREGGVVRPGDTIEAELPSGPHRPLEKV; translated from the coding sequence ATGAGCGGCCACGTGTCGGCGGTCAGCAGCAACGGGGAGTACTCGTTCACCAAGCCGAACCGGGACAGCATCACGCTGCTCACCGGCCTCGGTGTCGAGGGGGACGTGCACGCCGGCGTGACGGTCAAGCACCGCTCGCGCGTCGCGCAGGACCCCACCCAGCCGAACCTGCGCCAGGTCCACCTCATGCACGAGGAGCTCTTCGCCGAGGTCGGCGAGGAGGGTTTCGAGGTGGCGCCCGGCGAACTCGGCGAGAACATCACCACCCGGGGCATCGACCTGCTCGCACTGCCGACGGGCACCCTGCTGCGCATCGGCGACAGCGCGGTCCTGGAGGTCACCGGGCTGCGCAACCCCTGCCTGCAGATCGACCTCTTCCAGGACGGGCTGCTCAAGCAGGTCGTCGGACGGGACGAGGCGGGCACCCTCGTGCGCAAGGCCGGGATCATGAGCGTGGTGCGGGAAGGGGGCGTGGTCCGCCCCGGCGACACGATCGAGGCGGAGCTCCCCAGCGGACCGCACCGGCCGCTGGAAAAGGTCTGA
- a CDS encoding ATP-binding cassette domain-containing protein, with translation MGHLEAAHLEYYLPDGRALLGDVSFRVGEGAVVALVGPNGAGKTTLLRMLAGELKPHGGSVVVGGGLGVMRQFVGSVRDETTVRDLLVSVATPRIREAAKAVDEAEHAIMTVDDEAAQLTYAQALADWAEARGYEAETLWDMCTMAALGVPYDKAQFREVRTLSGGEQKRLVLEALLRGTDEVLLLDEPDNYLDVPGKRWLEERLKETRKTVLFVSHDRELLARAAQRIISLEPGPAGADAWVHGGGFATFHDARRERFARFEELRRRWDEKHAQLKKLVLNLRQAAAVSHEMASRYAAAQTRLRKFEEAGPPPEPPREQDIRMRIKGGRTGVRAVTCANLELTGLMKPFDLEVFYGERVAVLGSNGSGKSHFLRLLAGDDVAHTGDWKLGARVVPGHFAQTHAHPELEGRTLLDILWKEHAQDRGAASSRLRRYELTQQAEQTFERLSGGQQARFQILLLELQGVTALLLDEPTDNLDLESAEALQEGLEAFDGTVLAVTHDRWFARSFDRFLVFGSDGRVRETPDPVWDERRVERAR, from the coding sequence ATGGGACACCTCGAAGCCGCGCACCTGGAGTACTACCTGCCCGACGGAAGGGCGCTGCTGGGCGATGTCTCGTTCCGGGTGGGGGAGGGGGCCGTGGTGGCCCTCGTGGGGCCCAACGGCGCCGGGAAGACCACCTTGCTACGGATGCTCGCCGGTGAGCTCAAGCCGCACGGCGGGTCCGTGGTCGTCGGTGGCGGGCTCGGGGTCATGCGGCAGTTCGTCGGGTCCGTACGCGACGAGACGACCGTACGGGACCTGCTCGTGTCCGTGGCGACGCCCCGCATCCGCGAGGCCGCGAAGGCCGTCGACGAGGCCGAGCACGCCATCATGACCGTCGACGACGAGGCGGCCCAGCTGACGTACGCCCAGGCCCTCGCCGACTGGGCCGAGGCGCGCGGCTACGAGGCCGAGACGCTGTGGGACATGTGCACCATGGCAGCGCTCGGCGTGCCGTACGACAAGGCGCAGTTCCGGGAGGTCCGCACCCTCTCCGGCGGCGAGCAGAAACGGCTCGTCCTGGAGGCGCTGCTGCGCGGCACCGACGAGGTGCTCCTCCTGGACGAGCCCGACAACTACCTCGACGTCCCCGGCAAGCGGTGGCTGGAGGAACGGCTGAAGGAGACCCGCAAGACGGTTCTCTTCGTCTCCCACGACCGCGAACTCCTCGCCCGCGCCGCCCAGCGCATCATCTCCCTGGAGCCCGGCCCCGCCGGTGCCGACGCCTGGGTGCACGGCGGCGGTTTCGCCACCTTCCACGACGCCCGGCGCGAGCGCTTCGCCCGCTTCGAGGAGCTGCGCAGGCGGTGGGACGAGAAGCACGCCCAGCTGAAGAAGCTCGTGCTGAATCTGCGTCAGGCCGCGGCCGTCAGCCATGAGATGGCCTCCCGTTACGCGGCCGCGCAGACCCGCCTGCGCAAGTTCGAGGAGGCCGGACCGCCCCCGGAGCCGCCGCGCGAGCAGGACATCAGGATGCGGATCAAGGGCGGCCGCACCGGCGTCCGGGCCGTCACCTGCGCGAACCTGGAGCTCACCGGCCTGATGAAGCCCTTCGACCTGGAGGTCTTCTACGGCGAGCGCGTCGCCGTCCTCGGCTCCAACGGCTCGGGCAAGTCCCACTTCCTGCGTCTGCTCGCCGGCGACGACGTGGCGCACACGGGCGACTGGAAACTGGGCGCCCGGGTGGTGCCAGGCCACTTCGCGCAGACGCACGCGCACCCGGAGCTGGAGGGCCGTACGCTCCTGGACATCCTGTGGAAGGAGCACGCCCAGGACCGCGGCGCCGCGTCCTCGCGGCTGCGCCGCTACGAGCTCACCCAGCAGGCGGAGCAGACGTTCGAGCGTCTCTCCGGGGGCCAGCAGGCCCGCTTCCAGATCCTCCTGCTGGAGCTCCAGGGCGTGACGGCGCTGCTGCTGGACGAGCCGACAGACAACCTCGACCTGGAGTCCGCCGAGGCCCTCCAGGAAGGCCTGGAGGCCTTCGACGGCACGGTCCTCGCGGTCACCCACGACCGCTGGTTCGCCCGCTCCTTCGACCGCTTCCTGGTCTTCGGCAGCGACGGCCGGGTCCGGGAGACCCCGGACCCGGTCTGGGACGAACGCAGGGTGGAACGGGCCCGCTAG
- a CDS encoding Vms1/Ankzf1 family peptidyl-tRNA hydrolase, giving the protein MDLAFLHPLYEHPGPWASVYVDTSRHTEGTPHERELTAQAMAGALAEQGADEATCQAVRGAIEDLRHSSEPHGRALFARAGEVVLDPPLVRPPQGGDWAEWAPLPRVAPLLELAGEDPVCVVAYVDRKGADFELRNALRREDAGSVTGRQWPVHRTSSADWSERHFQLRVENTWEHNAAEIADALAVCQEETKADLLILVGDDRERRSVHERLPKRLHALVVEAPHGTGSRLLDEDVERARAEHVARQAEAELERFRAARNPDDEGRTGAAEGVPALVEAAREHRIDELLIRVDGPDAHREVWIGEDPDQLAVRRTDLKVLGEQHSWPARADDALIRSAVATDAPALSVSEREVPVGGLGALLRWK; this is encoded by the coding sequence ATGGATCTCGCCTTTCTGCACCCACTGTACGAACACCCCGGGCCTTGGGCCTCCGTGTACGTCGACACCTCTCGGCACACGGAGGGCACTCCCCACGAGCGGGAGCTGACGGCCCAGGCGATGGCCGGTGCGCTGGCCGAGCAGGGAGCGGACGAGGCGACGTGCCAGGCCGTGCGGGGCGCGATCGAGGATCTGCGGCACTCCTCCGAGCCCCACGGCCGGGCCCTGTTCGCCCGCGCCGGCGAAGTCGTTCTCGACCCGCCGCTGGTCCGTCCCCCGCAGGGCGGCGACTGGGCCGAATGGGCGCCGCTGCCGCGGGTCGCGCCCCTGCTGGAGCTGGCCGGCGAGGACCCGGTGTGCGTAGTGGCGTACGTCGACCGCAAGGGCGCGGACTTCGAGCTGCGCAACGCGCTGCGCCGGGAGGACGCCGGGAGCGTCACCGGGCGGCAGTGGCCCGTGCACCGGACGAGCTCCGCGGACTGGTCCGAGCGGCATTTCCAGCTGCGGGTGGAGAACACCTGGGAGCACAACGCCGCGGAGATCGCCGACGCGCTCGCCGTGTGCCAGGAGGAGACCAAGGCCGACCTGCTGATTCTCGTCGGCGACGACCGGGAGCGGCGGTCCGTGCACGAGCGGCTGCCCAAGCGGCTGCACGCTCTGGTGGTCGAGGCACCGCACGGCACCGGCAGCCGGCTGCTCGACGAGGACGTGGAGCGGGCCCGGGCCGAGCATGTGGCGCGGCAGGCCGAGGCGGAGCTGGAGCGGTTCCGCGCCGCCCGGAACCCTGACGACGAGGGCCGGACCGGGGCCGCCGAGGGTGTGCCCGCGCTGGTCGAGGCGGCGCGGGAGCACCGCATCGACGAGCTGCTGATCAGGGTGGACGGGCCCGACGCGCACCGCGAGGTGTGGATCGGGGAGGACCCCGACCAGCTCGCGGTGCGCCGCACGGACCTGAAGGTCCTGGGTGAGCAGCACTCGTGGCCGGCTCGGGCGGACGACGCGCTGATCCGTTCCGCGGTGGCCACGGACGCGCCCGCGCTGTCGGTGTCCGAGCGGGAGGTACCCGTCGGAGGCCTCGGAGCGCTGCTGCGCTGGAAGTGA
- a CDS encoding DUF6158 family protein: MTGVDPDRLDDQQLMKELETIHRTRHDALLYGSNDALHAHNERMAQLEGEYLRRNPRRPVAAGRTREGARERGSGESETPVDPGT, translated from the coding sequence ATGACCGGAGTGGATCCTGACCGGCTGGACGACCAGCAGCTCATGAAAGAGCTGGAGACCATCCACCGCACGCGCCACGACGCGCTGCTCTACGGCTCGAACGACGCGTTGCACGCCCACAACGAGCGCATGGCGCAGTTGGAGGGTGAGTACCTGCGCCGCAACCCGCGCCGCCCGGTGGCCGCGGGCCGCACACGCGAAGGGGCCCGGGAGCGGGGGAGCGGGGAGTCGGAGACTCCCGTGGACCCCGGCACCTGA
- a CDS encoding type 1 glutamine amidotransferase domain-containing protein, with protein MRIAFLVAPEGVEQVELTDPWQAAKDAGHEPVLVSTQQGEIQAFNHLDKADTFPVDEVVGDASPDSFGALVLPGGVANPDFLRMDDKAVAFVRDFFEHGRPVAAICHAPWTLVEADVVRGRELTSWPSLQTDIRNAGGTWVDKQVKVCDHGANKLVTSRKPDDLKAFCEAFLEVFAQEAA; from the coding sequence ATGCGTATCGCGTTTCTGGTCGCGCCCGAGGGCGTCGAGCAGGTCGAGCTGACCGATCCCTGGCAGGCCGCGAAGGACGCGGGTCACGAGCCCGTGCTGGTGTCGACACAGCAGGGCGAGATCCAGGCCTTCAACCACCTCGACAAGGCGGACACGTTCCCCGTGGACGAGGTCGTTGGTGATGCCTCGCCGGACTCCTTCGGTGCTCTCGTGCTGCCGGGCGGCGTCGCCAATCCGGACTTCCTTCGGATGGACGACAAGGCCGTGGCGTTCGTCCGGGACTTCTTCGAGCACGGCCGGCCGGTGGCGGCGATCTGTCACGCGCCGTGGACGCTGGTCGAGGCGGACGTCGTGCGCGGCCGGGAGCTCACGTCCTGGCCGAGCCTGCAGACGGACATCCGCAACGCGGGCGGCACCTGGGTCGACAAGCAGGTCAAGGTCTGTGACCACGGGGCGAACAAGCTGGTCACCAGCCGCAAGCCGGACGATCTGAAGGCATTCTGCGAGGCCTTCCTGGAAGTCTTCGCGCAGGAGGCCGCCTGA
- a CDS encoding CBS domain-containing protein, which produces MAEYVKDVMTAGVVAVRPDASLVEAAQLMRTQNIGDVVVAEGQDVIGVLTDRDITVRAVAEGIDPMTVSARIACTPNPVTVTPDDRVATAVTLMREHAVRRLPVVENGLPVGIVSLGDVAEAEDPASALADISRAEPDARGGG; this is translated from the coding sequence ATGGCCGAGTACGTCAAGGACGTGATGACAGCGGGTGTGGTCGCGGTGCGCCCGGACGCCTCGCTCGTCGAGGCGGCGCAGCTGATGCGTACGCAGAACATCGGCGACGTGGTGGTGGCCGAAGGCCAGGACGTGATCGGTGTGCTCACCGACCGTGACATCACGGTACGGGCCGTCGCCGAGGGAATCGACCCGATGACGGTCAGCGCGCGGATCGCGTGCACCCCGAATCCGGTGACGGTGACGCCGGACGACCGCGTGGCGACGGCGGTGACGCTGATGCGCGAGCACGCGGTGCGCCGGCTGCCGGTGGTGGAGAACGGGCTGCCGGTGGGGATCGTGAGCCTCGGCGACGTGGCCGAGGCCGAGGACCCCGCGTCGGCACTGGCCGACATCAGCCGCGCCGAGCCCGATGCCCGGGGCGGTGGGTGA
- a CDS encoding DUF2795 domain-containing protein, with amino-acid sequence MQRGSDRLSVHRDDEMKHELQGLLRSGHPTRSEEWHDPEPAAEDDPEVAHGPVTPSRAPTSLESVRLELARILGRRAFPANARDLARELRGHQAPDALVEALEGLPRQERYGNVQELAQALIRARETGPEEYA; translated from the coding sequence ATGCAGCGAGGCAGCGACCGGCTGAGCGTCCACCGGGACGACGAGATGAAGCACGAACTGCAGGGTCTGCTCAGGTCAGGGCACCCCACGCGCAGTGAGGAGTGGCACGACCCGGAGCCGGCCGCCGAGGACGACCCCGAGGTCGCCCACGGGCCGGTGACGCCGAGCCGTGCGCCGACGTCCCTGGAGTCGGTCCGGCTGGAACTGGCCCGGATCCTGGGCCGCAGGGCGTTCCCCGCGAACGCGCGCGACCTGGCCCGCGAGCTGCGCGGCCACCAGGCGCCCGACGCCTTGGTCGAGGCCCTGGAGGGGCTGCCGCGCCAGGAGCGCTACGGCAATGTCCAGGAGCTGGCCCAGGCCCTGATCCGGGCCCGTGAGACCGGGCCGGAGGAGTACGCGTAG